A DNA window from Lachancea thermotolerans CBS 6340 chromosome G complete sequence contains the following coding sequences:
- the TMS1 gene encoding Tms1p (similar to uniprot|Q12116 Saccharomyces cerevisiae YDR105C TMS1 Putative membrane protein conserved in mammals), translating to MGAIISLPLTSAASFAASFFGSLSSSILVSSFKSLSGGSSSLATRLIYAALLLFNSLFSWISMSANYSFPWFKKSCTSTGECGFFTVHRLNFALGLLHLMLSSALVNVRSTTEKRAALQNSWWSLKLLAYGALVGLSFALPNKFFVFFSKWISVPSGSLFILVGLVLLVDFAHEWAEKCIQHVELEDENSSKWQKFLVAGTSIMYVGAMAMTTVMYVLFCHNNCTMNQVAATVNLLLSIITTGLSIHPKVQEYNPRCGLAQSSMVAIYGTYLTMSALASEPDDRQCNPFVRSSKTRKFSAVLGSLFTFVAIAYTTTRAAANSAFNSNEQSIFLDGGDEVGYEGVSQSRNQLRSEAIRQAVEEGALPESALYDTAWAETSEGNGVSGDDERIATKYNYSLFHVIFFLATQWIAILLTINVTKDDVGDFIPVGRTYFYSWVKIVSAWICYGLYGWTLVAPMVLPERFGYEEF from the coding sequence ATGGGAGCTATAATATCACTTCCGCTGACTTCTGCAGCGTCATTTGCCGCATCTTTTTTTGGTTCACTTTCTTCTAGTATATTGGTGTCGAGTTTTAAGTCCTTGAGTGGAGGCTCCAGTTCACTGGCAACAAGACTAATTTATGCCGCTCTCTTACTATTCAActctttgttttcctgGATCTCGATGTCTGCGAACTATTCATTTCCGtggttcaagaaaagctgtaCTTCGACGGGAGAGTGCGGTTTCTTTACGGTGCACAGGTTAAATTTCGCATTGGGTCTTTTGCACCTGATGCTTTCTTCCGCTCTTGTCAACGTGAGGTCTACAACGGAGAAAAGAGCGGCACTTCAAAACTCTTGGTGGTCGCTGAAGCTGCTTGCTTATGGTGCGTTGGTGGGGCTGTCATTTGCGCTTCCTAATAAgttcttcgtcttcttctcgaagtGGATTTCGGTGCCCTCCGGATCTTTGTTTATTTTGGTGGGCCTAGTCCTTTTAGTTGACTTCGCTCATGAGTGGGCTGAAAAATGTATACAGCATGTCGAGCTAGAAGATGAGAACTCTTCTAAATGGCAGAAGTTTTTGGTAGCTGGAACAAGCATTATGTATGTTGGCGCTATGGCAATGACGACAGTAATGTACGTTTTGTTTTGCCACAACAATTGCACCATGAACCAGGTTGCGGCAACAGTGAACTTACTTTTGAGCATAATCACAACTGGTCTATCGATTCAtccaaaagttcaagagtACAACCCAAGATGCGGTCTAGCGCAAAGCAGTATGGTTGCAATTTACGGAACCTACCTGACTATGAGCGCTTTAGCCTCGGAGCCGGATGATAGGCAATGTAACCCATTTGTGAGATCAAGCAAGACACGTAAATTCAGTGCTGTTTTGGGCTCCCTGTTTACCTTCGTGGCAATTGCATACACCACCACGAGAGCAGCTGCCAACTCTGCTTTCAACTCCAACGAACAATCAATCTTTCTCGATGGCGGTGATGAAGTTGGATATGAAGGCGTTTCCCAAAGCAGAAATCAGCTAAGGTCCGAAGCGATTAGACAAGCCGTTGAAGAAGGCGCCTTACCTGAAAGTGCTCTTTATGATACGGCGTGGGCGGAAACATCTGAGGGCAATGGAGTTAGTGGCGATGATGAGCGCATAGCGACAAAATACAATTATTCATTATTTCACGtcatcttctttttggcgacGCAATGGATTGCGATACTTTTGACGATAAACGTTACCAAAGATGATGTGGGTGATTTCATTCCTGTTGGTAGAACGTATTTTTATTCTTGGGTTAAGATAGTGAGTGCGTGGATATGCTACGGTTTGTACGGATGGACCTTAGTTGCACCTATGGTCCTACCGGAGAGATTTGGATACGAGGAATTTTAA
- the DMC1 gene encoding recombinase DMC1 (highly similar to uniprot|P25453 Saccharomyces cerevisiae YER179W DMC1 Meiosis-specific protein required for repair of double-strand breaks and pairing between homologous chromosomes homolog of Rad51p and the bacterial RecA protein) — MSTETETENSALNSIISVDELQNYGINASDLQKLKSAGVFSVNSVLSTTRRNLLKIKGLSEVKVEKVKEAAGKIIQVGFIPATIQADIRKRVFAISTGSKQLDSVLGGGVMTMSITEVFGEFRCGKTQMSHTLCVTAQLPRELGGGEGKVAYIDTEGTFRPERIKQIAARYDLDPEACLENVSYARALNSEHQMELTEQLGSELSSGEYRLLIVDSIMANFRVDYCGRGELNERQQKLNQHLSRLNRISEEYNIAVFMTNQVQSDPGASALFAGADGRKPVGGHVLAHASATRILLRKGRGDERVAKLQDSPDMPERECVYIIGEKGITDAED, encoded by the exons ATGTCAACCGAAACTGAAACGGAAAACTCAGCCCTGAACTCGATAATCAGCGTTGATGAACTTCAGAACTATGGTATTAATGCTTCTGAtctccaaaagctgaagagTGCAGGGGTTTTCAGCGTCAAT AGCGTGCTCTCAACAACTAGGAGAaacttgctcaaaattAAGGGCTTAAGTGAGGTAAAAGTGGAAAAGgtgaaagaagctgcaggCAAAATCATACAGGTGGGATTTATTCCGGCGACAATACAGGCCGATATCAGGAAGCGTGTTTTTGCGATCTCTACGGGCTCGAAGCAACTTGACAGTGTACTAGGTGGAGGTGTGATGACAATGAGCATTACGGAGGTATTCGGTGAATTCAGGTGTGGAAAAACACAGATGTCGCATACTCTGTGTGTAACTGCTCAGTTACCACGCGAACTTGGCGGGGGTGAAGGAAAAGTTGCTTATATCGACACTGAGGGTACGTTTCGGCCAGAAAGGATCAAGCAGATTGCAGCTAGGTACGATCTGGATCCTGAAGCTTGCTTGGAAAATGTGTCATACGCTCGCGCGCTGAATAGCGAGCACCAGATGGAGCTCACCGAGCAACTGGGCTCGGAACTATCATCAGGAGAGTATCGCTTGCTTATTGTGGATTCAATCATGGCCAATTTCCGGGTTGACTACTGTGGCAGAGGCGAGTTGAACGAGCGCCAGCAAAAGTTGAACCAACATTTATCAAGGCTGAACAGAATATCGGAAGAATACAATATTGCTGTGTTCATGACTAACCAAGTTCAATCGGATCCAGGCGCATCGGCTTTATTCGCAGGCGCTGATGGCAGAAAACCTGTCGGAGGGCACGTATTGGCTCACGCTAGCGCAACTAGAATCCTTTTACGAAAAGGAAGAGGAGACGAAAGAGTGGCGAAATTACAAGATAGTCCCGATATGCCAGAGAGAGAATGCGTGTACATTATCGGTGAGAAAGGTATCACTGACGCGGAAGACTAA
- the ARX1 gene encoding putative hydrolase (similar to uniprot|Q03862 Saccharomyces cerevisiae YDR101C ARX1 Protein associated with the ribosomal export complex), whose translation MALAISREDTQVLLHGKNVLEESTLDKYRSAGQITQTALKFVVKLINESYHADGKQRLAIHEICLLSDSFLTACLESSFKNKVAERGISHPTTLDVDEVASGWCPEVDDVEQLRSANKQMPDSASGCRRSVDGFLAPGDVVKVSLGVHIDGYTAQVSHTIVVYPTEDDESHGKVPTGPLLGGKADAYAAAHIAMETVVSLLACALTPEKLPRSLSSNNQVTGSLIRTVVDAIAASYKCVVVPGSKVRRVRRFLAGQNEGIVAEREYKGVAWYESHQELAMLQKSAESTKDLVAVKPSNRHNSSAVPTDEFTVNAGEVYVVDLQMAPLEGLVPGLITLETADNFSGKSHKADQLVARPGAYVRDFAHSHILKLKTSRQLLSKIDKQGVYPVKLSHLSDSFPIDTSCPESSQIEAISRDLKSYRLGMSEILNNFLAIPNPIRIAKCIPWDKILSTANPAGSLGVDATERSLPGQELPLPRLGISSLKLKSLLKHASSVPVARQSSTVVLCPSDVSSSGKAELLRLTGGKKTCQPSWIHSKYQMNQEDPLIQGVFQLAELSKDKRFGISIRETQPLKKENTLAGVAPSSATQDIDMA comes from the coding sequence ATGGCTTTGGCAATTTCTCGCGAAGATACGCAAGTTCTATTGCACGGCAAAAATGTCCTCGAAGAATCAACACTTGACAAGTATAGAAGCGCGGGTCAAATCACACAGACCGCTCTGAAGTTTGTTGTTAAGCTGATCAACGAATCTTATCATGCGGACGGTAAGCAACGTCTGGCAATCCATGAGATATGTCTGTTGAGTGACAGCTTCCTAACTGCTTGCTTGGAAtccagtttcaagaacaaagtgGCAGAGAGAGGTATCTCGCACCCTACTACGCTTGATGTGGACGAGGTTGCTTCTGGGTGGTGCCCTGAAGTCGATGATGTGGAGCAGTTGCGCTCTGCTAATAAGCAGATGCCTGATTCGGCTTCTGGGTGCCGCAGAAGTGTCGACGGGTTTTTGGCACCGGGCGATGTTGTTAAGGTTTCGCTTGGTGTCCATATTGACGGCTACACCGCACAAGTTTCACACACTATAGTTGTGTACCCTACAGAGGACGACGAGAGTCACGGAAAGGTGCCCACTGGGCCATTGTTGGGCGGCAAGGCCGACGCCTACGCAGCTGCGCATATTGCGATGGAAACTGTAGTTTCTCTGCTGGCATGCGCACTTACTCCTGAAAAGCTCCCTCGTTCACTTTCTAGCAACAACCAAGTAACCGGTAGCCTGATCCGCACCGTTGTCGACGCCATTGCTGCCTCGTACAAGTGTGTTGTGGTTCCCGGCTCTAAAGTTCGTAGAGTCAGAAGATTTCTCGCTGGCCAGAACGAAGGTATCGTTGCTGAAAGAGAGTACAAGGGTGTGGCTTGGTATGAATCCCACCAAGAGTTGGCGATGCTGCAGAAGTCTGCGGAATCCACAAAGGACTTGGTGGCTGTCAAGCCTTCGAACCGCCACAACTCCTCTGCAGTGCCTACTGACGAGTTCACTGTCAACGCCGGGGAAGTGTACGTTGTTGACTTGCAAATGGCGCCTCTTGAAGGTTTGGTTCCAGGTCTGATTACCCTAGAGACCGCTGACAACTTTTCGGGAAAATCTCACAAAGCTGACCAGCTGGTCGCGAGACCAGGTGCTTATGTCAGAGATTTCGCCCACTCTCACATTCTCAAATTGAAGACATCCAGACAGCTGTTGTCTAAGATCGACAAACAAGGCGTTTACCCAGTCAAGCTTTCTCACTTGAGTGACAGTTTCCCAATCGATACCTCTTGTCCAGAATCTTCTCAGATTGAAGCTATTTCCAGGGATCTTAAGTCTTACAGACTCGGCATGAGtgagattttgaacaactttttggcgaTTCCAAACCCTATTCGCATCGCCAAGTGCATCCCTTGGGACAAAATTCTAAGCACCGCCAACCCAGCTGGTTCTCTCGGTGTTGACGCTACTGAGCGCTCTCTGCCCGGCCAGGAACTGCCTCTGCCTCGCTTAGGAatatcttctttgaagctgaagagcctCCTGAAACATGCTTCATCTGTTCCAGTGGCCCGTCAAAGCTCAACTGTCGTGTTATGCCCAAGCGACGTCTCATCTAGTGGCAAGGCTGAACTCCTGAGACTCACCGGTGGTAAGAAGACTTGTCAGCCAAGTTGGATCCACTCTAAGTACCAAATGAACCAAGAGGATCCTCTGATCCAAGGTGTGTTCCAACTTGCAGAGCTATCGAAGGACAAGAGATTCGGTATCTCAATCAGAGAGACTCAACCCTTAAAAAAGGAAAACACTTTGGCCGGAGTTGCACCAAGCTCTGCCACTCAGGACATAGATATGGCTTGA
- the PDA1 gene encoding pyruvate dehydrogenase (acetyl-transferring) subunit E1 alpha (highly similar to uniprot|P16387 Saccharomyces cerevisiae YER178W PDA1 E1 alpha subunit of the pyruvate dehydrogenase (PDH) complex): MIRACVKNTAALRNASALRSLKPAGGSVVMKRGLASASEAPADEAVEITLPESSFEGYMLEVPDLTYTTSKSVLLQMYKDMVITRRMEMACDALYKAKKIRGFCHLTVGQEAIAVGIENAITKKDTVITSYRCHSFTYMRGASVQAVLAELMGRRSGVSYGKGGSMHLYAPGFYGGNGIVGAQVPLGAGLAFAHQYKNEDACTFDLYGDGASNQGQVFESFNMAKLYNLPCVFACENNKYGMGTAASRSSAMTEYFKRGQYIPGLKVNGMDILAVYQASKFAKDWCVSGKGPLVLEYETYRYGGHSMSDPGTTYRTRDEIQHMRSKNDPIAGLKMYLMELNIATEEEIKAYDKAARKYVDEQVELADASPAPEAKMSILFEDVYIPGTETPTLRGRVPEDTWDFQKKGFAFRD, from the coding sequence ATGATTAGAGCGTGCGTGAAGAACACAGCGGCGCTGAGAAATGCATCTGCACTGAGAAGCCTCAAGCCAGCCGGCGGCTCTGTGGTTATGAAGCGGGGCCTTGCGAGTGCAAGTGAAGCTCCAGCTGACGAAGCCGTCGAGATCACACTTCCAGAGTCATCTTTCGAGGGCTACATGCTGGAGGTGCCCGATTTGACGTACACAACGAGCAAGTCGGTGTTGCTCCAGATGTACAAGGACATGGTGATCACAAGACGTATGGAAATGGCTTGCGATGCCCTTtacaaggccaagaagatcCGTGGGTTCTGTCATTTGACTGTGGGCCAAGAGGCCATTGCTGTGGGCATTGAGAACGCGATCACTAAGAAGGACACTGTGATCACTTCGTACAGATGCCACAGTTTCACGTACATGAGAGGCGCTTCTGTGCAGGCCGTGCTCGCCGAGCTGATGGGCCGCAGATCAGGTGTCTCTTACGGTAAGGGTGGTTCTATGCACCTGTACGCCCCCGGCTTCTACGGTGGTAACGGTATCGTCGGTGCTCAGGTTCCCCTGGGCGCGGGTCTCGCGTTCGCCCACCAGTACAAGAACGAAGATGCTTGCACTTTCGACTTGTACGGTGACGGCGCTTCAAACCAAGGCCAAGTGTTCGAGTCTTTCAACATGGCCAAGCTGTACAACCTTCCATGTGTTTTTGCTTGTGAGAACAACAAATACGGTATGGGTACTGCGGCCTCAAGGTCCTCTGCTATGACCGAGTACTTCAAGCGTGGCCAGTACATTCCTGGTTTGAAGGTTAACGGTATGGATATCTTGGCTGTGTACCAGGCTTCGAAGTTCGCCAAGGACTGGTGTGTTTCTGGCAAGGGCCCACTGGTCCTGGAGTACGAGACCTACAGATACGGTGGACATTCCATGTCTGATCCTGGTACCACCTACAGAACCAGAGACGAGATTCAGCACATGAGATCCAAGAATGACCCTATCGCCGGCTTGAAAATGTACCTCATGGAGTTGAATATTGCCACCGAGGAAGAGATCAAGGCCTACGACAAGGCTGCTAGGAAGTACGTCGACGAACAGGTTGAGTTGGCGGACGCCTCTCCAGCCCCAGAAGCCAAGATGTCTATCTTGTTCGAGGACGTTTACATTCCAGGTACGGAAACCCCAACTTTGAGAGGTAGAGTCCCTGAGGATACCTGGgacttccagaagaaggGTTTTGCTTTTAGAGACTAA
- the STE5 gene encoding Ste5p (similar to uniprot|P32917 Saccharomyces cerevisiae YDR103W STE5 Scaffold protein that in response to pheromone shuttles from the nucleus to the plasma membrane and assembles kinases Ste11p Ste7p and Fus3p into a specific signaling complex active oligomeric form interacts with Ste4p-Ste18p complex): MLSPDQTQEQLIFQLANIGGHNVPMRDDCSSSLTTPRSSRSRRWGQGLTKTPKPKNGFVMQECSQPGLGIGFPGLEPPWGSTATPTPRSHSLSVLEIPSRSTSIPRPESKFLKPPFALASSSSFEEWNTPVSGPLPYQLSAGVTPPRVRPFDHPSHSTSKKSYIHEPCSLCLEFISCRTLGEKVVPLECGHLVHEECLVAYFDSPTKFDINDMFPYCRKCDNDVRCLPSDLQLRDSCISRALVSGSPRFKRFQDIAPKERLVDKVSSDSISIPNRLLSMEDFRLNAGPSRSRSNKNVKDLSLRLKPNNNFRGSVVSGISSVISSVSDFSVSQPQDSNGGMSITEHKPPLAALRSYYTHLLMENFPNQLHGWKIDANFGLLRLVDRLMFSEDGKKYQDACCYLFTNALLIALVSPTFDPKISAGIRLHTYVTYHPLSDTSVDSLNSSVLKCTILSATPNAKLMHGSTLYLTEALDSASSQVIEKWISALLNKDILFGNSALSSTLPPPPIIEEETRRSLMVELPGASSLDLDVSEQIDDNEAIVRTSTVISNNQSRRTTITSLLSLKRGRPTLLALVLQLDPSRLKDAELIGLVNSLMALTFKIRDARLCLVDLEGGIVSQGLVREQLSVVKDLKSTVKDHNRARFNPADFKNEFIWENVDKIGIAVISNTLVESGKSCLFMDYNSFAGINRTRPHELKIHIGFLNVDYTDCISELVEVASAHDLLETLCYGFNLSFEEEDDNNDDDDEDFDNDVSYEYDVKLDRFDDLHTLKTPGSDHTKASFIIVDNDNSAGLLTNTLNDEMLETDEWISTRSPLLRENRTSCSIESPLTDNLEIKEVPGSSSPIGEDVSLNAVLAKLHLQDFDEKFKKRTTEKPEIRQKQLKRSSKFINKICIDELAQESSINEAQNTLLGWTAFLKGISKQLDDAMDDKNEAEATPP; this comes from the coding sequence ATGCTGTCCCCGGACCAGACCCAAGAACAACTGATTTTTCAGTTAGCGAACATTGGTGGACACAATGTGCCAATGAGAGATGATTGCTCGTCAAGCTTGACTACACCTAGGTCATCTCGGTCTCGAAGATGGGGCCAAGGACTCACAAAAACGCCCAAGCCTAAAAATGGCTTCGTCATGCAAGAGTGTTCACAGCCTGGCTTAGGCATTGGTTTTCCTGGATTGGAACCCCCTTGGGGATCCACAGCTACGCCAACACCTAGAAGCCATTCATTGAGCGTTCTAGAAATACCATCAAGGTCTACTTCCATCCCACGCCCTGAgtcaaagtttttgaagcctcCATTCGCCCTTGCCAGCTCATCTTCCTTTGAAGAGTGGAACACTCCAGTATCAGGACCTCTGCCATATCAGTTAAGCGCTGGCGTCACTCCACCTAGAGTGAGGCCTTTTGATCACCCATCACATTCGACTAGCAAGAAATCATACATCCATGAACCCTGCTCCTTGTGCCTCGAATTCATTTCGTGCCGAACTCTTGGAGAGAAGGTAGTTCCGCTTGAATGTGGACACCTTGTCCACGAAGAGTGTCTAGTGGCTTATTTTGATAGTCCTACGAAGTTTGATATCAATGATATGTTCCCGTACTGCCGCAAGTGTGATAATGACGTTCGGTGTCTACCCTCCGATTTGCAGCTGCGGGACAGCTGCATATCCAGAGCTTTGGTCTCCGGAAGCCCAAGGTTTAAAAGGTTCCAAGATATTGCGCCTAAGGAGCGCCTGGTAGATAAAGTTTCATCGGATTCCATATCGATTCCTAATAGACTCCTATCAATGGAAGATTTTCGACTAAACGCTGGTCCCAGCAGGTCGCGATCGAATAAAAACGTCAAGGATCTATCTTTAAGATTAAAACCTAATAACAACTTTAGAGGGAGTGTTGTTTCAGGAATCTCTTCTGTCATCTCCTCCGTGTCTGACTTTTCAGTTAGTCAGCCCCAGGACTCCAACGGCGGTATGTCAATTACTGAGCACAAGCCCCCATTAGCTGCCCTCAGGTCCTACTATACACACTTGCTGATGGAAAACTTCCCAAACCAGTTACATGGATGGAAGATTGATGCAAATTTTGGGCTTTTAAGATTGGTAGATAGACTGATGTTCTCGGAAGACGGCAAAAAGTACCAGGATGCATGCTGCTACTTATTCACCAATGCTTTGCTAATTGCTCTAGTGTCCCCGACTTTTGATCCAAAAATCTCAGCGGGGATAAGACTTCACACTTATGTCACCTATCACCCTTTATCTGATACAAGTGTCGATTCTCTCAATTCATCCGTTCTTAAGTGTACAATTTTGAGCGCTACACCGAATGCCAAACTCATGCACGGATCTACGCTTTACTTGACAGAAGCTCTAGACTCAGCCTCGAGCCAAGTGATTGAAAAGTGGatttcagctcttctcaATAAAGATATTTTATTTGGCAATTCTGCTCTCTCTTCCACCTTACCACCGCCCCCTATAATCGAGGAAGAAACGAGACGTTCTCTAATGGTTGAATTGCCCGGTGCATCCTCGTTAGATCTTGATGTCTCGGAGCAAATTGATGATAATGAGGCGATTGTACGAACAAGCACTGTTATATCCAACAACCAAAGCCGCAGAACAACAATAACATCACTTCTTTCCCTGAAGAGAGGCAGACCGACacttcttgctcttgttcttcagcttgACCCCTCTCGTTTAAAAGATGCAGAGCTCATCGGACTCGTGAACAGTTTGATGGCATTGACTTTTAAGATTAGAGATGCCAGGCTTTGCTTAGTTGATCTGGAAGGGGGTATAGTAAGTCAAGGGCTTGTACGGGAGCAACTATCGGTCGTCAAAGATCTTAAAAGCACTGTGAAAGACCATAATCGAGCAAGGTTTAACCCTgcagacttcaaaaacgaaTTCATTTGGGAAAACGTTGACAAAATTGGGATAGCTGTGATTTCCAACACATTGGTGGAATCTGGAAAGTCTTGTTTATTCATGGACTACAATTCATTTGCGGGTATTAATAGAACTAGGCCTCATGAACTGAAAATACACATTGGATTCCTCAATGTCGATTACACTGATTGCATATCAGAATTGGTCGAAGTAGCTTCGGCGCACGATTTATTAGAGACTTTGTGTTATGGTTTCAACCTCTCATTtgaggaggaagacgaTAATaacgatgacgacgacgaagatttCGATAACGATGTATCCTACGAATATGACGTCAAGCTTGATAGATTCGATGATTTGCATACGTTAAAGACCCCAGGGAGCGACCATACAAAGGCGAGTTTTATAATAGTTGATAATGACAACAGTGCCGGTTTGTTGACTAATACCCTCAACGATGAAATGCTTGAAACAGATGAGTGGATAAGTACAAGGTCCCCGCTGCTTCGAGAAAACCGAACGAGTTGCAGCATCGAATCCCCTTTAACTGATAATTTAGAGATTAAAGAAGTTCCAGGCTCTAGTTCGCCAATCGGCGAAGATGTTTCTCTTAATGCAGTTCTCGCGAAGCTACATCTACAAGACTTCGATGAAAAGTTTAAAAAGCGGACTActgaaaaacctgaaaTAAGACAGAAACAGTTGAAAAGGTCTTCGAAGTTTATTAATAAAATCTGCATCGATGAATTAGCCCAGGAAAGCTCAATCAACGAAGCGCAAAACACGCTTCTCGGTTGGACcgctttcttgaagggCATCAGCAAGCAGCTGGACGATGCTATGGATGACAAGAACGAAGCAGAAGCAACCCCTCCATGA